The following proteins are encoded in a genomic region of Amphiura filiformis chromosome 11, Afil_fr2py, whole genome shotgun sequence:
- the LOC140163503 gene encoding uncharacterized protein yields MERSVVDGNDEDGIATSFVLPDTTNIPRHRFCSFQYNLTENVVLYYDQRDVEVDRYECFQVLQSPPGSTITVYIVSGIDPYSYTLLNFWNGYSTTQDDLISTRGIEDVYGHPISSTTNAMSIEVPESAFSIPSLTLLITIQSSVDYDLALNNVHVTNNALNGLDVSMSNRKLLITDSFLAGNGENGLILGESYGELIMGNTVSENNGQSGIDVVTDFNKVDIDECSFLNNTFHGISIGIEGTPNHATHLSIRSSSVSDNGANGILVTQCGSSSQQVVLENCCMSWNSEGGVSLTYENFCNSSGDLFTTVKENNVIGNTNYGISVNFEQFVGGFTETYITNNIFEENRNSFSVLDIRFNDQYDSFQGLFQVSGNTFTANEPRIYLAHLNHILKVATVIFNNPSALVIGNVFNNLLFPTELMVVGEHHGQNVNATGNWWGTTDEVQIQERIYDFSDRYEFGTIDYFPYLLSSDGSNVVSDDSPRENLAFQRNNIIGGVVNETFYLSGTDYTTDRDIIVPDDGQLVIQPGVTIHFAPYTSLFVKGKLVAEGNIENQISLVPYQHNEPAIRLVDGINQWNGRLELFVNDAWHTVCGNDWTFENAMVACFQLGFYGVVNSHYLSVSQGTGQIWNHQVSCTGTESNLQLCDIDEGIGICGDHSMDVAIECRKPEWGGLFFPLGKSQSILSNVVIRDAGYKLQWKTNVGIIGREAILVHMHHHMFENISIESPALVGMEVLIPAPFYDNNFIGINVTSCNPDKEFLEPEEVGVRFSNIVNGISLETIDIDHCFNALKLGDDNGVPLLQSDFVKYVDMDQIVDTCNGSRTANADDFVLVFPPPQAEHYHTCTDIITSSAGNRLGVAVLLIDPDTSVAVEEYGNTTLYIDGEQPYKYQRSIISNGDEVTIRRQSYNDARYVVVVADINEGNVISSSQSSKLISIRNSQVVNSENGFHFSRCVNFQLLITDASFMDVEFGIQATESFIQDQPNVISNTDFQSNISRSTAIKVDESLTLRSDRLWIITNSVMENYNNGISFTKLRDAAANDGIFHRSVRIEQSQFSADYQAISIRVHLDNFGSILDFQDDVYVDGCIFQGCSYGIDIDRDIYSYENNPINGSVSDVIENSQFSDGQYAISVNTGIHEHLDELQTQLIVTNCDIQSYDIGIRGYSYGDFYGSSNGIQSNLNTILVEDSEFSSMYGHNSITITSHSYGHGISSQQDTNTWIIRNCKFMQKFGDAVSIYYSKDSFGDHYDDSDTIYDPFPRYSLVFENCDFRSDFSPERAITVNLQNDIFEFGFYTSEYQTSDVVRNEFVVRNCTFINYEYPLYSIIGMNICNRMIITDFREQLKTHNFMVIVKADQLYG; encoded by the exons ATGGAGCGAAGTGTAGTCGACGGTAACGATGAAGATGGTATCGCTACCAGTTTCGTCTTGCCAGATACAACGAACATTCCACGACATAGATTTTGCAGCTTCCAATATAATCTCACAGAGAACGTGGTATTGTATTATGACCAAAGAGATGTTGAAGTGGATCGTTACGAATGCTTTCAG GTCTTGCAGTCGCCACCTGGCAGTACGATAACAGTTTACATTGTGTCTGGCATTGATCCATACAGTTATACATTACTAAACTTCTGGAACGGTTACAGCACAACTCAAGACGACTTGATATCGACTCGTGGTATTGAAGATGTTTATGGGCATCCAATCAGCAGTACAACAAATGCGATGAGCATTGAGGTACCAGAGTCAGCGTTTTCCATACCAAGTTTAACGCTCTTGATCACGATTCAATCCA GTGTCGATTACGATCTCGCGCTTAACAACGTCCATGTAACAAATAATGCCCTCAACGGATTAGACGTATCTATGTCAAATCGTAAGCTGCTGATAACAGATTCGTTTCTGGCTGGCAATGGAGAAAATGGTCTAATATTGGGTGAAAGCTACGGTGAACTAATAATGGGAAACACTGTCAGCGAAAACAACGGACAATCGGGAATAGATGTTGTAACAGATTTTAACAAGGTTGACATTGATGAATGTTCTTTCCTAAACAACACATTTCACGGAATAAGCATTGGGATTGAAGGTACTCCGAATCACGCCACTCATCTATCGATAAGAAGCTCTTCTGTGTCGGATAATGGCGCAAATGGTATTCTAGTGACTCAGTGTGGATCATCTAGTCAGCAGGTTGTCCTTGAAAATTGCTGCATGTCTTGGAATTCGGAAGGAGGCGTCAGTCTAACTTATGAAAACTTCTGTAATTCATCTGGCGACCTGTTTACGACCGTCAAAGAAAACAACGTTATTGGAAATACGAACTACGGTATCAGTGTAAATTTCGAACAATTCGTAGGTGGTTTTACTGAAACGTACATAACAAATAACATTTTCGAAGAAAATAGAAACAGCTTCAGTGTTCTGGACATTCGATTCAATGATCAATACGACAGTTTTCAAGGACTATTCCAAGTATCAGGTAACACTTTTACAGCGAATGAGCCACGGATATATTTGGCACATTTGAATCATATCCTAAAAGTTGCAACGGTCATCTTTAACAACCCATCAGCCCTGGTTATCGGAAATGTATTCAATAATCTGCTGTTTCCGACGGAACTTATGGTTGTAGGAGAACATCATGGCCAGAATGTCAACGCCACTGGAAATTGGTGGGGAACTACTGACGAAGTTCAAATTCAAGAAAGAATCTATGATTTTTCAGATAGATATGAATTTGGAACTATTGACTATTTTCCTTACCTCCTTTCCTCTGATGGAAGTAATGTGGTCTCTGACGATTCACCCAGGGAAAATCTAGCGTTTCAAAGAAATAATATCATTGGTGGCGTAGTCAATGAAACATTCTACTTGTCTGGTACAGATTACACTACCGATCGCGATATTATCGTACCTGACGATGGACAACTTGTAATTCAACCTGGTGTGACCATTCATTTCGCACCATACACGTCTTTGTTCGTAAAGGGCAAACTTGTTGCGGAAGGTAATATTGAGAATCAAATAAGCTTGGTACCATATCAACATAACGAGCCTGCAATACGACTCGTAGATGGCATCAACCAATGGAATGGAAGACTAGAATTATTCGTCAATGACGCATGGCACACAGTATGTGGCAACGATTGGACCTTTGAAAATGCGATGGTTGCTTGTTTTCAACTTGGCTTTTATGGTGTGGTAAACAGTCATTATTTATCAGTATCTCAAGGCACAGGGCAGATATGGAATCATCAAGTATCGTGTACAGGTACCGAATCAAATCTTCAGCTTTGTGATATCGATGAAGGAATTGGGATATGTGGTGATCATTCAATGGATGTAGCTATAGAATGTCGCAAACCGGAGTGGGGTGGCCTCTTCTTTCCATTAGGGAAATCTCAAAGCATATTGAGCAACGTAGTAATACGAGACGCTGGTTATAAGCTGCAGTGGAAAACCAATGTCGGTATCATCGGGCGTGAAGCAATTCTGGTACATATGCACCATCATATGTTTGAAAACATTAGCATCGAATCACCCGCACTCGTTGGGATGGAAGTTCTTATTCCTGCACCATTTTACGATAACAATTTCATTGGCATCAACGTAACGTCATGTAATCCAGACAAAGAATTTCTAGAGCCAGAGGAAGTTGGAGTCAGATTTTCAAACATCGTGAATGGGATTTCCCTTGAAACCATCGACATTGACCATTGTTTTAACGCGTTGAAACTAGGTGACGATAATGGTGTCCCTTTGCTGCAATCCGATTTCGTCAAATACGTAGACATGGACCAAATTGTTGATACATGCAACGGAAGTCGCACAGCGAATGCAGATGATTTCGTACTTGTCTTCCCTCCACCTCAAGCTGAACATTATCACACTTGTACCGATATCATCACGTCCTCCGCAGGAAACCGTCTTGGAGTTGCCGTTTTACTGATAGATCCTGACACATCCGTAGCCGTCGAGGAATATGGTAATACAACACTCTACATCGATGGAGAACAACCATACAAATATCAACGAAGCATTATTTCCAATGGCGATGAAGTTACTATTCGACGCCAGTCTTACAATGACGCAAGATATGTAGTTGTAGTAGCGGACATCAATG aAGGAAACGTGATTTCATCTTCCCAAAGCTCAAAGCTGATATCTATTCGCAATTCTCAAGTTGTAAATTCGGAAAATGGATTTCATTTTTCACGTTGTGTGAATTTTCAACTGCTTATTACCGATGCATCTTTTATGGATGTAGAGTTCGGAATACAAGCCACCGAAAGTTTTATTCAGGACCAGCCAAACGTGATCAGCAACACGGATTTTCAAAGCAATATTAGTCGATCTACAGCCATCAAAGTCGACGAAAGTCTTACTCTGAGGTCGGACAGATTATGGATAATCACAAACTCCGTAATGGAGAATTACAATAACGGAATTAGCTTCACTAAACTGAGGGATGCAGCGGCAAATGATGGAATATTTCATCGGTCAGTAAGAATTGAGCAATCACAGTTTAGTGCAGACTACCAGGCGATATCTATACGTGTACATCTGGATAACTTTGGATCGATACTCGATTTCCAAGACGATGTTTATGTTGACGGTTGTATATTTCAGGGCTGTAGTTATGGTATAGATATCGATCGAGATATTTATTCATATGAAAATAATCCAATCAACGGATCAGTTTCTGATGTTATAGAGAATTCTCAATTCTCGGATGGACAGTACGCGATTTCTGTTAATACGGGAATTCACGAACATCTTGACGAACTTCAGACTCAATTGATTGTTACAAATTGTGACATTCAATCTTACGATATCGGTATTCGTGGTTATTCTTATGGTGATTTTTATGGCAGCTCAAATGGTATACAAAGTAATTTAAACACAATACTTGTAGAAGATTCGGAATTCAGTTCCATGTATGGACATAATTCAATTACCATCACGAGTCACTCTTATGGTCATGGCATATCTTCACAACAAGACACCAACACATGGATCATCAGAAACTGTAAATTTATGCAAAAGTTTGGTGACGCAGTTTCTATTTATTACTCAAAAGATTCATTTGGAGACCATTATGACGATTCAGACACCATTTATGATCCTTTCCCTAGATATTCTTTAGTATTTGAAAATTGTGATTTCAGGAGTGACTTTTCACCGGAAAGAGCTATCACTGTCAACTTACAAAATGATATATTTGAATTTGGTTTCTACACCAGTGAGTATCAAACGTCAGATGTGGTACGGAATGAATTTGTTGTTAGAAATTGTACATTTATCAATTACGAGTATCCA CTATACAGTATCATCGGAATGAATATTTGCAACCGGATGATCATCACAGATTTCAGGGAACAATTGAAAACTCACAATTTCATGGTCATAGTGAAAGCAGATCAGCTGTATGGATAG